A stretch of DNA from Curtobacterium sp. MCBD17_035:
CGGCAAGGGGGTGGAGCGCCTGTGATCGTCATCACCATCGCCGCGGCCGTGCTCGGCATCGCCGCCATCGGCTACCTCGTGTGGGCGCTCGTCCGCCCGGAGCAGTTCTGATGAGCGCCGCGGAGACCTGGGCGGGCATCGCGTCCGTCGCGGCACTCGTGCTGCTCCTCGTCGTCGTCCACCGCTCGCTCGGCGACCACATGGCCCGCATCTACACCCCCACGAAGCACATGCGGGTCGAGCGCGGCGTCTACCGGCTCATCGGGGTCGACCCCGACGCGGAGCAGTCGTGGCCCGCGTACCTGCGGAGCGTCCTGCTGTTCAGCGTGGTCGGCGTGTTCGCCATCGACACGCTCGAGCGTCTGCAGGCCGTGCTCCCCGCGAGCCTCGGACTCCCCGCGGTCACGCCGAGCCTGGCGTTCGACACGGCGGTCTCGTTCGTGACGAACACGAACTGGCAGTCGCACTCCCCCGAGCTCACGATGGGCTACACGGTCCAGATGGCCGGCCTGGCCGTGCAGAACTTCCTGTCGGCCGCGGTCGGCATGGCGGTCGCCGCGGCGCTCGTCCGCGGGTTCGCCCGGCGACGTACCGGGACCCTCGGCAACTTCTGGGTGGACACGGTCCGCACGGTGTGGCGTCTGCTGCTGCCGGTGTCCTTCGTGTTCGCGATCGTCCTCATCGCGGGCGGTGCGGTGCAGAACTTCCTCGACCCGACCACCGTCCACACGCTCGCGGGCGGCACGCAGACGATCGCGGGTGGCCCCGCGGCGTCGCAGGAGGCCATCAAGGAGTTCGGCACGAACGGCGGCGGGTTCTTCAACGCGAACTCCGCCCACCCGTTCGAGAACCCGCAGCCGTGGACGAACCTCCTCGAGGTGTTCCTGCTGCTGGCGATCCCGTTCAGCCTGCCGCGCACGTTCGGCACGATGGTCGGCGACCGCCGCCAGGGGTACGCCATCCTCGCCACGATGAGCGTCATCTTCCTCGTCTCGCTCTCGGCGATGTCGTCACTCGAGCTCGCCGGCGGCGGCACCGCGGCCCACCTCGCGGGTGCCGCGATGGAGGGCAAGGAGGTCCGGTTCGGCGTCATCGGGACGACGATCTTCAACACCTCCTCGACCATCACGTCCACCGGCGCCGTGGACGGCATGATCGACAGCCAGACCCCGCTCGGCGGCATGATGGCGATGATCAACATCATGCTCGGCGAGATCGCGCCGGGTGGGACCGGGTCCGGCCTGTACGGCATGCTCGTCCTCGCCGTCATCACGGTGTTCATCGCCGGCCTGCTCGTCGGCCGCACGCCCGAGTACCTCGGCAAGAAGATCCGTGCCCGCGAGATGACGTTCGCGTCCCTGTACGTGCTCGTCACACCGGCGATCGTCCTGCTCGGTGCGGGACTCTCCCTCGTGATCCCCGGCGTCGCCCAGCAGGTCGAGCACACCTCGATCTCCAACCCGGGCAACCACGGGTTCTCCGAGCTGCTCTACGCGTTCACGAGCGCCACGAACAACAACGGGTCCGCGTTCGGCGGCATCACCGCGAACACGACGTGGATGAACTCGGCCCTCGCGGTCGCGATGGCCCTGGGCCGGTTCGTCCCGATCGTGCTCGTGCTCGCGCTCGCCGGGTCCCTCGCCCAGCAGGACCACGTGCCCGCCACCTCCGGGACGCTGCCGACGCACCGCCCGCTGTTCATCGTCCTGCTCGCCGGTGTCGCCGTGATCGTCACCGCCCTGACCTACTTCCCGGTCCTCGCACTGGGCCCCCTCGCAGAAGGACTCGTCCGATGAGCACCATCGCTCCCGACACCGAGGACACGACCGTGTCCGACCACCCCACCCGGCGGAACGCCGCGTTCGGCCCCCGGCAGCTCGCCGCCGGCCTCCCGGGCGCCGTCCGCAAGCTCGACCCCCGCATGATGTGGGGGAACCCCGTCATGTTCATCGTCGAGGTCGGCGCCGCACTGACGACGGTCACCGCGATCGTCGACCCCCTCTCGCACGAGCCGGCAGCGGGCGCCGCGGCCGTCCCCGCGTCCTTCACCTGGGCGATCGCGATCTGGCTCTGGCTCACGGTCGTGTTCGCGAACCTCGCCGAGTCCGTGGCCGAGGGGCGGGGCAAGGCGCAGGCCGACGCGCTCCGGAAGACCCGCAGCACGACGACGGCCCGCCGTGTCGTCGCGTACGACCGAGCCGGGGACCCCGCTGCCCACCGGGCACAGACCGAGGAGGTCGCCAGCGTCGACCTGGCCAAGGGCGACGTCGTGCTCGTCGAGGCGAACGACGTGATCCCGGGCGACGGCGACGTCATCGACGGCATCGCCTCGGTCGACGAATCGGCCGTCACGGGCGAGTCCGCCCCCGTCATCCGCGAGTCCGGCGGCGACCGATCGGCCGTCACGGGCGGCACGCGCGTGCTGTCCGACCGGATCGTCGTGCGGATCACGTCGACGCCGGGCGAGACGTTCATCGACCGGATGATCCGGCTCGTCGAGGGCGCGGCACGGCAGAAGACCCCGAACGAGATCGCGCTCAACATCCTGCTCGCGTCGCTGTCGATCATCTTCGTCATCGTCTGCCTCACACTCCAGCCACTCGCCGGCCTCGTCGGGTCGACCGTCAGCGTCACGGTGCTCATCGCCCTGCTGGTCTGCCTCATCCCGACCACGATCGGCGCGCTGCTCTCCGCGATCGGCATCGCCGGCATGGACCGGCTGGTCCAGCACAACGTGCTCGCGATGTCGGGCCGCGCGGTCGAGGCCGCCGGCGACATCACCACACTGCTCCTCGACAAGACCGGCACGATCACGTACGGCAACCGCCGGGCCTCCCGGGTCGTCCCGGTCGGCGCGGTGACGGAGGCCGAACTCATGGCCGCCACCGCGCTCTCGTCGGCCGCCGACGGCACGCCGGAGGGCCGCTCGATCGTGGAGCTCGCCGCCCAGGCCGGCGCCCCGACGGGCGCCCCCGCGGGCGCGGTCGAGGTCCCCTTCACGGCGCAGACCCGCATGTCCGGTGTCGACCTCCGTGACGGCACGCAGGTCCGGAAGGGCGCCGCGGCCGCGGTGCTCGACTGGGCCGGGACGAGCGACAGCGCCGTGGTCGCCCAGGTCGACGCCACCGTGGCGGAGATCTCGGACCAGGGCGGGACCCCACTCGTCGTCGCGCGCCGGGACGCGGACGGCACCACGGCCCTCCTCGGCGTCGTGCACCTCAAGGACGTCGTCAAGGACGGCATCGCCGAGCGCTTCGCGGACATGCGC
This window harbors:
- a CDS encoding potassium-transporting ATPase subunit F, with the translated sequence MIVITIAAAVLGIAAIGYLVWALVRPEQF
- the kdpA gene encoding potassium-transporting ATPase subunit KdpA, with the protein product MSAAETWAGIASVAALVLLLVVVHRSLGDHMARIYTPTKHMRVERGVYRLIGVDPDAEQSWPAYLRSVLLFSVVGVFAIDTLERLQAVLPASLGLPAVTPSLAFDTAVSFVTNTNWQSHSPELTMGYTVQMAGLAVQNFLSAAVGMAVAAALVRGFARRRTGTLGNFWVDTVRTVWRLLLPVSFVFAIVLIAGGAVQNFLDPTTVHTLAGGTQTIAGGPAASQEAIKEFGTNGGGFFNANSAHPFENPQPWTNLLEVFLLLAIPFSLPRTFGTMVGDRRQGYAILATMSVIFLVSLSAMSSLELAGGGTAAHLAGAAMEGKEVRFGVIGTTIFNTSSTITSTGAVDGMIDSQTPLGGMMAMINIMLGEIAPGGTGSGLYGMLVLAVITVFIAGLLVGRTPEYLGKKIRAREMTFASLYVLVTPAIVLLGAGLSLVIPGVAQQVEHTSISNPGNHGFSELLYAFTSATNNNGSAFGGITANTTWMNSALAVAMALGRFVPIVLVLALAGSLAQQDHVPATSGTLPTHRPLFIVLLAGVAVIVTALTYFPVLALGPLAEGLVR
- the kdpB gene encoding potassium-transporting ATPase subunit KdpB; this encodes MSTIAPDTEDTTVSDHPTRRNAAFGPRQLAAGLPGAVRKLDPRMMWGNPVMFIVEVGAALTTVTAIVDPLSHEPAAGAAAVPASFTWAIAIWLWLTVVFANLAESVAEGRGKAQADALRKTRSTTTARRVVAYDRAGDPAAHRAQTEEVASVDLAKGDVVLVEANDVIPGDGDVIDGIASVDESAVTGESAPVIRESGGDRSAVTGGTRVLSDRIVVRITSTPGETFIDRMIRLVEGAARQKTPNEIALNILLASLSIIFVIVCLTLQPLAGLVGSTVSVTVLIALLVCLIPTTIGALLSAIGIAGMDRLVQHNVLAMSGRAVEAAGDITTLLLDKTGTITYGNRRASRVVPVGAVTEAELMAATALSSAADGTPEGRSIVELAAQAGAPTGAPAGAVEVPFTAQTRMSGVDLRDGTQVRKGAAAAVLDWAGTSDSAVVAQVDATVAEISDQGGTPLVVARRDADGTTALLGVVHLKDVVKDGIAERFADMRAMGIRTVMITGDNPRTAAAIAAEAGVDDFLAEATPEDKLRLIKQEQEGGNLVAMTGDGTNDAPALAQADVGVAMNTGTTAAKEAGNMVDLDSDPTKLIDVVRIGKQLLITRGALTTFSIANDVAKYFAIIPAMFQVAFPGLAVLNVMHLHSPASAILSAVVFNALVIVALIPLSLRGVTYRAASASSILGRNLLVYGLGGVIVPFIGIKIIDLIVGLIPGF